The following are from one region of the Stigmatella ashevillena genome:
- a CDS encoding DEAD/DEAH box helicase: MAPQISIDFLAAPAAHPALEPFHPVVRRWFAERLGEPSRPQVEGWPLIQTGADVLIAAPTGSGKTLTAFLAALDQLFRLALEGSLPDSTQVLYVSPLKALGNDVQKNLLQPLEELLARARAEGYRPQELRVQVRTGDTSASERARMLRHPPHILITTPESFYLYLTAERARGTLRSVRTVIVDEIHALARDKRGSHFALSMERLKALTEVRPQLIGLSATQKPLDRIARFLTGATLAECRRVEVGHQRPWELTVEIPDEELGSLATHEMWGQVYDRLVQLTSEHRTTLIFVNTRRLAERVAHDLGERLGHDKVAAHHGSMSREIRLSAEERLKSGQLAAMVATASLELGIDVGNVDMVVQLGSTRAISVLLQRVGRAGHYKGGISKGILFAMTRDELMECAALLNAVREGDLDAVRMPEKPLDVLAQQIVAACACEEWDERALFALFQRAHPYRELTWEEYQTVLEMLSEGVALRRGRSGVHLHRDRVNHRLKARRGVRITALTNGGAIPDTFTFSVTAEPEGKVVGQLDEDFAVESSPGDIFLLGSTAWRIQRVIGSTVQVEDAKGAPPNVPFWRGEAPGRTDELSLQVGRLREALLGHENPALFLQKELRMPAPAVDALMGYLRLGQKMLGVVPTHTTVVAERFFDEAGGMQLIIHAPFGSRVNRAWGMALRKSFCRSFDFELQAAATEDGILLSLGDQHSFPLADIFDFVHPDRAEEVLTQAILQAPIFGTRFRWNATRSLALNRFMGGKRVAPNLQRARSEDLLAAVFPAQVGCQDNHGGGDIELPDHPLVKQTMDDCLREAMDIEGLREVLRRMKDGRIRLEARDVPEPSVFAHQMIHSMPYTFLDDAPAEERRVRNVALRRAMPAEDAASFGSLDADAIAQVVEDAAPPMRDSDELHDALLQLVLLRAAEVPRGLEVPLFQQGRVAWLERPGGRFLVPAERGNAVRALFPEAQLQPPLPVLEGDRPVEREAATLQVVRGYMEMLGPTTVGELARLVLLDETEVNIALHQLEGSGNVLRGQFRPMLTPRSPESPPPPLEWCDRRLLQRIHRLTVGRLRKEIEPLSAQDFMRFLFRWHHLEELDALRGSTGLLKAVSLLQGYEAPASAWERFLLPARMKGYTPDLLEHVCYGGEVAWGRLTVKDARPAPGPRRGAPVPPPEPEAPRTRAPQPTRNASLTFARRENLDWMLAAARPHAVLSDGGVWLPADLSAGARDVVAVLEQRGACFFNDLVARARRLPAEIEDALWELVARGLVTADAVQNLRVLQSPAQRRRQKLLQRGGPGRWSLLVPSEPKPVEEVTDALARLFLQRYGVVWRDLVMREALAPSWRELLFVYRRMEARGEVRGGRFVSGFVGEQFALPEAVDVARSVRRHAPSGVRVQLSAVDPLNLTGVVTPGPRVPATVGNIVTWIDGIPQGVDALGEESGEDTEGEEDEGQAATS, encoded by the coding sequence ATGGCCCCCCAGATCTCCATCGACTTTCTCGCCGCCCCGGCGGCACACCCGGCGTTGGAGCCGTTTCACCCCGTGGTTCGGCGCTGGTTCGCCGAGCGCCTGGGAGAGCCTTCCCGTCCCCAGGTCGAGGGCTGGCCTCTGATTCAGACCGGGGCCGATGTCCTCATCGCCGCGCCCACCGGCAGTGGCAAGACGCTCACCGCCTTCCTGGCCGCATTGGATCAGCTCTTCCGTCTGGCCTTGGAGGGCTCGCTGCCGGACAGCACCCAGGTGCTGTACGTGTCGCCGCTCAAGGCGCTGGGCAACGACGTGCAGAAGAACCTCCTCCAGCCGCTGGAGGAGCTGCTGGCCCGGGCCCGGGCGGAGGGCTACCGGCCTCAGGAATTGCGCGTGCAGGTTCGCACGGGGGACACCTCCGCCTCCGAGCGGGCGCGGATGCTGCGCCATCCCCCGCACATCCTCATCACCACGCCGGAGTCCTTCTACCTGTACCTCACCGCCGAGCGGGCCCGGGGCACGCTGCGCTCCGTGCGCACCGTCATCGTGGATGAGATCCACGCGCTGGCGCGCGACAAGCGGGGCAGCCACTTCGCGCTCTCCATGGAGCGTCTCAAGGCCCTCACCGAGGTGCGCCCGCAGCTCATCGGCTTGTCGGCCACGCAGAAGCCCCTCGACAGGATCGCCCGCTTCCTCACCGGCGCCACGCTCGCGGAGTGCCGACGGGTGGAGGTGGGGCACCAGCGGCCGTGGGAGCTGACGGTCGAGATTCCGGACGAGGAGCTGGGCTCGCTGGCCACCCACGAGATGTGGGGCCAGGTCTACGACCGACTGGTGCAGCTCACCTCCGAGCACCGCACCACGCTCATCTTCGTCAACACGCGGCGGCTGGCCGAGCGCGTGGCGCATGACCTGGGGGAGCGGCTCGGCCACGACAAGGTGGCGGCGCACCACGGCAGCATGTCCCGGGAGATCCGACTCTCGGCGGAGGAGCGGCTCAAGTCGGGCCAGCTCGCGGCGATGGTGGCCACCGCGTCGCTGGAGCTGGGCATCGACGTGGGCAACGTGGACATGGTGGTGCAGCTGGGCAGCACGCGCGCCATCTCCGTGCTGCTTCAGCGGGTGGGCCGCGCGGGTCACTATAAAGGAGGCATCTCTAAGGGGATCCTCTTCGCGATGACGCGCGACGAGCTGATGGAGTGCGCTGCGCTGCTCAACGCCGTGCGCGAGGGGGATCTGGACGCGGTGCGCATGCCGGAGAAGCCTCTGGATGTGTTGGCGCAGCAGATTGTCGCCGCGTGTGCCTGCGAGGAATGGGATGAGCGGGCCCTGTTCGCCCTCTTCCAGCGCGCGCACCCCTACCGGGAGCTCACCTGGGAGGAGTACCAGACGGTGCTGGAGATGCTCTCCGAGGGGGTGGCGCTGCGCCGGGGCCGCAGTGGGGTGCACCTGCACCGGGACCGGGTGAACCACCGGCTGAAGGCGCGCCGCGGGGTGCGCATCACCGCGCTGACCAACGGAGGGGCCATCCCGGACACCTTCACCTTCTCCGTCACCGCCGAGCCCGAGGGCAAGGTGGTGGGGCAGCTCGACGAGGACTTCGCGGTGGAGTCCTCTCCTGGGGACATCTTCCTCCTGGGCTCCACGGCGTGGCGCATCCAGCGCGTTATTGGCAGCACGGTGCAGGTGGAGGACGCCAAGGGCGCGCCGCCCAATGTGCCCTTCTGGCGCGGCGAGGCCCCGGGCCGCACGGACGAGCTGTCCTTGCAGGTGGGGCGGCTGCGCGAGGCGCTGCTGGGGCACGAGAACCCGGCCCTCTTCCTCCAGAAGGAGCTGCGCATGCCCGCGCCCGCGGTGGATGCGCTGATGGGCTACCTGCGGCTGGGGCAGAAGATGCTGGGCGTGGTGCCCACCCACACCACGGTGGTGGCCGAGCGCTTCTTCGACGAGGCGGGCGGCATGCAGCTCATCATCCATGCGCCCTTCGGCAGCCGCGTCAACCGGGCCTGGGGCATGGCGCTGCGCAAGAGCTTCTGCCGCTCCTTCGACTTTGAGCTGCAAGCCGCGGCCACCGAGGACGGCATCCTGCTCTCCCTGGGGGATCAGCACTCGTTCCCCCTGGCGGACATCTTCGACTTCGTCCACCCGGACCGTGCGGAGGAGGTGCTGACCCAGGCCATTCTCCAGGCGCCCATTTTCGGCACCCGTTTCCGGTGGAATGCCACGCGCTCCCTGGCGCTCAACCGGTTCATGGGGGGCAAGCGCGTGGCGCCCAACCTCCAGCGTGCCCGCAGTGAAGACCTGCTGGCGGCCGTCTTCCCGGCGCAGGTGGGGTGCCAGGACAACCACGGCGGTGGGGACATCGAGCTGCCCGACCATCCGCTGGTGAAGCAGACGATGGATGACTGCCTGCGCGAGGCCATGGACATCGAAGGGCTGCGCGAGGTGCTGCGCCGCATGAAGGACGGCCGCATCCGCTTGGAGGCGCGGGATGTTCCGGAGCCCAGCGTCTTCGCGCACCAGATGATCCACAGCATGCCGTACACCTTCCTGGACGATGCGCCCGCGGAGGAGCGGCGGGTGCGCAACGTGGCGTTGCGCCGGGCAATGCCGGCCGAGGATGCCGCGTCCTTCGGCTCGCTGGATGCGGACGCCATCGCCCAGGTGGTGGAGGACGCGGCGCCGCCCATGCGGGACTCGGACGAGCTGCACGATGCGCTGCTCCAGTTGGTGCTGCTGCGCGCCGCCGAGGTGCCCCGGGGCCTGGAGGTGCCGCTCTTCCAGCAGGGACGGGTGGCGTGGCTGGAGCGGCCGGGTGGACGCTTCCTGGTGCCCGCCGAGCGGGGCAACGCGGTGCGGGCCCTCTTCCCCGAGGCGCAGTTGCAGCCGCCGCTGCCGGTGCTGGAGGGAGACCGGCCCGTGGAGCGCGAGGCCGCCACGCTCCAGGTGGTGCGCGGCTACATGGAGATGCTGGGGCCCACCACGGTGGGGGAGTTGGCCCGGCTCGTCTTGTTGGATGAGACCGAGGTGAATATCGCCCTGCACCAGTTGGAGGGCTCGGGCAACGTGCTGCGCGGGCAGTTCCGGCCGATGCTCACCCCGCGCTCGCCGGAGTCTCCGCCTCCGCCGCTCGAGTGGTGTGACCGGCGCCTGCTCCAACGCATCCACCGCCTCACCGTGGGACGGCTGCGCAAGGAAATCGAGCCCCTGAGCGCGCAGGACTTCATGCGCTTCCTCTTCCGGTGGCACCACCTGGAAGAGCTGGATGCGCTGCGGGGCTCCACCGGCCTGCTCAAGGCCGTCAGCCTGCTTCAGGGCTACGAGGCCCCAGCCTCTGCCTGGGAGCGTTTCCTGCTGCCCGCACGCATGAAGGGCTACACGCCGGATCTGCTGGAGCACGTCTGCTACGGCGGCGAGGTGGCCTGGGGACGGCTCACCGTGAAGGATGCGCGGCCTGCGCCCGGGCCTCGCCGGGGCGCCCCGGTGCCCCCGCCCGAGCCCGAGGCCCCGCGGACGCGCGCGCCTCAGCCCACGCGCAACGCCAGCCTCACCTTTGCCCGGCGGGAGAACCTGGACTGGATGTTGGCCGCCGCGCGCCCCCACGCCGTGCTCTCGGACGGGGGCGTGTGGTTGCCCGCGGATCTGTCCGCCGGGGCGCGGGATGTGGTGGCCGTGCTGGAGCAGCGCGGCGCCTGCTTCTTCAACGACCTGGTGGCCCGTGCGCGGCGCCTGCCGGCGGAGATCGAGGATGCGCTGTGGGAGTTGGTGGCGCGAGGGCTCGTCACGGCCGATGCGGTGCAGAACCTGCGCGTGTTGCAGAGCCCGGCGCAGCGCCGGCGGCAGAAGCTGTTGCAGCGCGGGGGCCCGGGGCGCTGGAGCCTGTTGGTGCCCTCCGAGCCGAAGCCCGTGGAGGAGGTGACCGACGCGCTCGCGCGCCTGTTCCTCCAGCGCTACGGCGTCGTCTGGAGAGATCTGGTGATGCGCGAGGCGTTGGCGCCTTCCTGGAGGGAGCTGCTGTTCGTGTACCGGCGCATGGAGGCGCGTGGAGAAGTGCGCGGTGGCCGATTCGTGTCTGGCTTCGTGGGCGAGCAGTTCGCGTTGCCGGAGGCGGTGGATGTGGCGCGGTCGGTGCGCCGTCACGCGCCGTCGGGCGTGCGGGTGCAACTGTCCGCGGTGGATCCGCTCAACCTCACGGGCGTGGTGACACCAGGCCCTCGTGTGCCTGCCACGGTGGGCAACATCGTCACCTGGATCGACGGGATTCCCCAGGGCGTCGATGCCCTCGGGGAGGAAAGCGGCGAAGACACGGAAGGCGAGGAGGACGAGGGCCAGGCGGCCACGAGCTGA
- a CDS encoding DUF2378 family protein, translating into MANEKLVFAQSVEALFVRSLGPRIMREERRRLREAGLDLAEPLRPAYLLEQWRTFLRVGAAAVFPSNSIEAAHFALGEHFVQGYRQTAVGRASMSLISQMGPRGTLERISHNFRAGNNFNAARVDELKDRSATLWLKDVAADNPFFSAGFLTETLRGAGALDIHVEPMAFEDASAIFRVSWAQAARRPASAPHAAVG; encoded by the coding sequence ATGGCGAACGAGAAGCTTGTCTTTGCTCAGTCCGTGGAAGCCCTGTTCGTGAGATCTCTGGGGCCACGCATCATGCGCGAGGAGCGCCGCCGGTTGCGTGAAGCCGGGTTGGACCTGGCCGAGCCCTTGCGGCCCGCGTATCTGCTGGAGCAATGGCGGACTTTTTTGAGGGTGGGGGCGGCGGCGGTGTTTCCCTCCAACTCCATTGAGGCCGCGCACTTCGCGCTCGGCGAGCACTTCGTGCAGGGCTACCGGCAGACGGCGGTGGGACGCGCGAGCATGTCGCTCATCTCCCAGATGGGGCCCCGGGGCACGCTCGAGCGCATCTCCCACAACTTCCGGGCTGGCAACAACTTCAATGCGGCGCGCGTGGACGAGCTGAAGGACCGCTCCGCCACGTTGTGGCTGAAGGACGTGGCCGCGGACAATCCGTTCTTCAGCGCGGGCTTCCTGACGGAGACGCTCCGGGGGGCCGGCGCCCTGGACATCCACGTGGAGCCCATGGCCTTCGAGGACGCCTCGGCCATCTTCCGGGTGTCCTGGGCTCAGGCCGCCCGGAGGCCTGCCTCCGCGCCGCACGCCGCCGTGGGGTGA
- a CDS encoding PLP-dependent cysteine synthase family protein produces the protein MPPRLPCRPLPADGRFLQAIGPTPLVPVRLREENPTLWCKLEFLNPSGSTKDRIARYMLEKAWRLGELSPGGEVVEASSGSTSIALALASAQMGVKFTAVMPEGVTGERVLTIRAYGGNVVLTPRGEGIRGAIARAEELARERGAFAPRQFENLDNAEAHRVWTGQEILSQIPGGLVHGVVSGVGTGGTVVGLYQAFAEAGCPVTPFVARPISSLGTDIECCSFSSRVPGVVEGLSRLYREADLPGLVELNISDEVAMNTARALIQRGFPVGPSSGLNYAAAVEAAKRLGPGAQVVTVFPDRMERYFSTELLQPREPS, from the coding sequence ATGCCCCCTCGCCTGCCCTGCCGCCCCCTGCCCGCCGACGGCCGTTTCCTCCAGGCCATTGGCCCCACCCCGCTGGTGCCGGTCCGGCTGCGCGAGGAGAACCCCACGCTCTGGTGCAAGCTGGAGTTCCTCAACCCGAGCGGCTCCACCAAGGACCGCATCGCCCGCTACATGTTGGAGAAGGCGTGGCGGCTGGGCGAGCTGAGCCCCGGCGGCGAGGTGGTGGAGGCCTCCAGCGGCTCGACGAGCATCGCCCTGGCGCTCGCCTCGGCACAGATGGGGGTGAAGTTCACCGCGGTCATGCCCGAGGGCGTCACCGGCGAGCGCGTGCTCACCATCCGGGCCTACGGCGGCAACGTGGTGCTCACCCCCCGCGGCGAGGGCATCCGGGGCGCCATTGCTCGAGCGGAGGAGCTGGCGCGCGAGCGGGGCGCCTTCGCGCCGCGTCAATTCGAGAACCTGGACAATGCCGAGGCCCACCGGGTGTGGACGGGCCAGGAGATCCTCTCCCAGATTCCGGGAGGGCTGGTGCACGGGGTGGTGAGCGGCGTGGGCACGGGCGGCACGGTGGTGGGGCTGTACCAGGCCTTCGCGGAGGCAGGCTGTCCAGTGACGCCCTTCGTGGCCCGGCCCATCTCCAGCCTGGGCACCGACATCGAATGCTGTAGCTTCAGCTCGCGGGTGCCCGGCGTGGTGGAGGGGCTGTCGCGGCTCTACCGGGAGGCGGACCTGCCGGGGCTGGTGGAGCTGAACATCTCGGACGAGGTGGCCATGAACACGGCGCGGGCCCTCATCCAGCGCGGCTTTCCGGTGGGGCCCTCCTCGGGACTCAACTACGCGGCGGCGGTGGAGGCGGCGAAGCGGCTGGGGCCCGGAGCCCAGGTGGTGACGGTGTTCCCGGACCGCATGGAGCGCTACTTCTCCACCGAGCTTCTCCAGCCGAGAGAGCCCTCGTAA
- a CDS encoding aromatic ring-hydroxylating dioxygenase subunit alpha: MSPRDEARAPGAPAGNISVVRLPNSWFILSTSGELGGKPLMRTLQGTPLVLFRGEGGRPAALLDRCPHRNVPLSLGRVVEGQLQCGYHGWRFDAAGECRAIPGLTGETRAKARCAASYATREQDGFVWVYSTPGVEPTSEPYRFPLLDAPGYSSVRRVVRAPGSLHASLENTLDVPHTAFLHGGLFRTAKKSNEIEVVVRRGPDRVEAEYIGEPRPKGLVGRVLAPGGGVVQHFDRFLMPSIAQVEYRIGQESHLMVSSAMTPVSDWDTLIYAVVTFRLPVPHWLVKPFLTPVAMHIFSQDSRILRQQTDSIHRFGTEMYVSTELDVLGPAILRLLRSAEREKTAPALEAVQETRMKMLV, encoded by the coding sequence ATGAGTCCTCGTGACGAGGCGCGGGCGCCAGGCGCGCCGGCCGGAAACATTTCGGTGGTCCGGCTGCCGAACAGCTGGTTCATTCTCAGCACCTCGGGCGAGCTGGGCGGCAAGCCGCTCATGCGCACCCTTCAGGGCACCCCGTTGGTGCTGTTTCGAGGGGAGGGAGGGCGGCCCGCCGCGCTGCTGGATCGCTGTCCCCACCGCAACGTGCCGCTGTCGCTGGGGCGCGTCGTCGAAGGCCAGCTCCAGTGTGGCTACCACGGGTGGCGGTTCGACGCGGCCGGGGAGTGCCGCGCCATTCCCGGGCTGACGGGGGAGACGCGCGCCAAGGCCCGCTGCGCCGCCTCGTATGCCACGCGTGAGCAGGACGGCTTCGTGTGGGTGTACTCGACGCCCGGCGTGGAGCCCACCTCGGAGCCCTACCGCTTTCCGCTGCTGGATGCGCCCGGCTACAGCTCCGTGCGCCGCGTGGTGCGCGCCCCGGGCTCGCTGCATGCCTCGCTGGAGAACACGCTGGATGTGCCGCACACCGCGTTTCTCCACGGCGGGTTGTTCCGCACCGCGAAGAAGAGCAACGAAATCGAGGTGGTGGTGCGCCGGGGCCCGGACCGAGTGGAGGCCGAGTATATTGGCGAGCCGCGCCCGAAGGGGCTCGTGGGCCGGGTGCTGGCGCCGGGCGGTGGGGTGGTGCAGCACTTCGACCGCTTCTTGATGCCGTCCATCGCCCAGGTGGAGTACCGCATCGGCCAGGAGAGCCACCTGATGGTGAGCTCCGCGATGACGCCGGTGTCGGACTGGGACACGCTCATCTACGCGGTGGTGACGTTCCGGCTGCCCGTCCCCCACTGGCTGGTGAAGCCGTTCCTCACCCCCGTGGCGATGCACATCTTCTCGCAGGACTCGCGCATCCTGAGGCAGCAGACGGACTCCATCCACCGGTTCGGCACGGAGATGTATGTCTCCACCGAGCTGGACGTGCTCGGCCCCGCCATCCTCCGGCTCTTGCGCTCCGCGGAGCGGGAGAAGACGGCGCCCGCGCTGGAGGCGGTGCAGGAGACGCGGATGAAGATGCTCGTGTGA
- a CDS encoding DUF2171 domain-containing protein codes for MVDAKQVQPKMPVICSNNVPFARVDHMDGSDTIKLTRDENGEHHYIPLSWVQSVDSAGIHIDRPGKDAMQQWSTEPLH; via the coding sequence ATGGTCGACGCCAAGCAGGTGCAGCCCAAGATGCCGGTGATTTGCTCCAACAACGTCCCCTTTGCCCGGGTGGACCACATGGATGGCAGCGACACCATCAAGCTCACCCGCGATGAGAACGGTGAGCACCACTACATCCCCCTGTCCTGGGTCCAGTCGGTCGATTCGGCGGGCATCCACATCGACCGCCCCGGCAAGGATGCGATGCAGCAGTGGTCGACCGAGCCCCTGCATTGA